A section of the Malania oleifera isolate guangnan ecotype guangnan chromosome 2, ASM2987363v1, whole genome shotgun sequence genome encodes:
- the LOC131149586 gene encoding uncharacterized protein LOC131149586, whose amino-acid sequence MASNREMAFRAKESAERRFAERDFVGAKTYALQAQTLDPELEGISQMVATFDVYIASEVKISGEIDYYSILGLKPSANKDAVKKQYRKLAVLLHPDKNKTVGADGAFKLVSEAWTLLSDSVKKSSYDLRRKKQFSSGLVQTTGVIVTENCCKSSISHGNPHTFWTVCSSCKVQYEYLRKYQNKRLSCKNCRGVFIAVETGTAPANGSFPYSPWSYFPDSGYGSHGYNGITYFPNNSVFHSGNGVPAFHTGHGLDYVSNVSFQWSSFPGVSAGIVDPNGPSAARPTDGMYQTNGNIGRGGEKVKLGANGKHAVANGGSNVLNGCNESSGSKGRPNKKLKVDMDGSARNGHEEMGSKTTSEVRAVNGNVGPNPKLSGPCETATRRCSAVPAFDARKLLIDKARTEIRKKLEEMRLASVAAEKSKIPNGVGKPREGPKIAGLGVSNQLSELNKTGPNSLTVPDPDFHDFDKVRSEECFKPKQIWALYDEEDGMPRLYCLIREVISVRPFKIHISYLNSKTDSEFGSVKWVDSGFTKSCGNFRAWNSDVVSEVNIFSHLLNGEKAGRGGCVRIYPKSGDIWAVYRNWSPDWNRKTPDEVRHQYEMVEVLDDYSEQLGVCVAPLIKLGGFKTVYQRNANKDAIKWIPRREMLRFSHQVPSWSLKGEASNLPEGCWDLDPAAIPDALLQAMIESKAENKPAQIEEMIFHNQ is encoded by the exons atGGCGTCAAACAGAGAAATGGCTTTTAGAGCCAAGGAGAGTGCTGAGAGACGGTTTGCTGAGAGAGATTTTGTGGGTGCAAAAACTTATGCTTTACAGGCTCAAACCCTAGATCCGGAGCTCGAGGGTATATCTCAAATGGTGGCTACATTTGATGTTTATATTGCTTCTGAAGTTAAAATTAGTGGTGAGATTGATTATTATTCGATCCTTGGGCTGAAGCCATCTGCCAACAAGGATGCCGTGAAGAAACAGTATCGGAAGCTGGCTGTGCTGCTCCACCCTGATAAGAACAAAACGGTTGGAGCTGATGGGGCATTTAAGCTTGTTTCTGAGGCATGGACCCTGCTGTCAGATAGTGTGAAGAAGAGCTCTTATGATCTGAGGAGAAAGAAACAATTTTCATCCGGCTTAGTACAGACCACTGGGGTAATAGTCACTGAGAATTGTTGCAAGTCATCGATATCTCATGGTAATCCTCATACTTTCTGGACTGTTTGCAGCTCTTGTAAAGTTCAATATGAGTATCTTCGGAAGTATCAGAATAAGAGACTTTCCTGTAAGAACTGCAGGGGTGTCTTTATAGCTGTGGAAACGGGGACAGCCCCAGCAAATggctctttcccttattctcctTGGTCCTATTTTCCTGATAGTGGATATGGGAGTCATGGATATAATGGGATTACATATTTTCCTAATAATTCTGTATTCCATTCGGGGAATGGGGTCCCAGCATTTCATACTGGGCATGGTTTGGACTATGTTTCAAATGTGTCATTTCAGTGGAGCTCATTTCCTGGAGTTTCTGCTGGAATTGTGGATCCTAATGGGCCGTCTGCTGCTAGACCCACTGATGGTATGTATCAAACCAATGGCAACATCGGTAGAGGAGGGGAGAAGGTCAAATTGGGAGCCAATGGAAAACATGCAGTTGCCAATGGGGGTTCAAATGTGCTAAACGGCTGTAATGAATCTTCAGGCTCCAAGGGTAGACCTAATAAGAAACTAAAGGTGGATATGGATGGCTCTGCGAGAAATGGGCATGAGGAAATGGGTTCCAAAACCACTTCAGAAGTGAGAGCAGTTAATGGAAATGTTGGACCTAATCCGAAGCTCTCTGGCCCATGTGAAACTGCAACTAGACGTTGCTCAGCTGTGCCAGCATTTGATGCAAGAAAATTGTTAATTGACAAAGCAAGAACAGAAATCCGGAAGAAACTGGAGGAGATGAGATTGGCTTCAGTTGCTGCTGAGAAGTCAAAAATACCTAATGGAGTTGGTAAGCCCAGAGAGGGACCTAAAATTGCAGGATTGGGTGTTTCTAATCAGTTGTCAGAGCTGAACAAAACTGGGCCAAACTCATTAACAGTTCCTGACCCTGACTTCCACGATTTTGACAAGGTCAGATCAGAGGAATGCTTCAAGCCCAAGCAAATATGGGCTCTATATGATGAAGAAGATGGAATGCCTCGATTATACTGCTTGATCCGCGAGGTTATTTCTGTTAGGCCATTCAAGATTCATATCAGTTACTTGAACTCTAAAACTGACAGTGAATTTGGTTCAGTGAAATGGGTGGATTCTGGGTTTACCAAATCTTGTGGTAATTTCAGAGCATGGAACTCTGATGTTGTCAGTGAAGTCAACATTTTCTCCCATCTTTTGAATGGGGAGAAGGCTGGCAGAGGGGGTTGTGTCCGGATCTACCCCAAAAGTGGAGATATTTGGGCTGTCTATCGGAACTGGTCTCCAGATTGGAACAGGAAAACCCCAGATGAAGTGAGGCACCAGTATGAGATGGTGGAGGTTCTTGATGACTACTCCGAGCAGCTTGGAGTATGTGTTGCACCACTTATTAAATTGGGGGGATTTAAGACAGTATATCAGAGGAATGCAAACAAGGATGCTATTAAATGGATTCCAAGGAGAGAGATGCTGCGGTTTTCGCACCAGGTGCCATCCTGGTCACTTAAAGGAGAAGCAAGTAATTTGCCTGAGGGGTGCTGGGATCTGGACCCAGCTGCAATTCCAGACGCACTGCTTCAAGCTATGATCGAATCGAAGGCTGAAAACAAACCTGCCCAAATTGAAGA GATGATATTCCACAACCAGTAG